Within the Medicago truncatula cultivar Jemalong A17 chromosome 4, MtrunA17r5.0-ANR, whole genome shotgun sequence genome, the region tttgtcacctaataattctttttttaaaagtgaataaataagatgttTAGCGTTTGAATTCTAATTTCTGCATATTACAATGCATTTAGTGATGTTTACAAACACATTCAAGTGTgttcattttctcttttgtgCCAATTTGAGTGAACTAATTtagatgtatttatttttgtgcatttattatttaaattaaagattattttaaaaaattatttgttaactTTGGTATTTTATAACCTAttgaaatttcttttaaaaaatatcatcttataagaataaatatcattttatgcTTAAATTTATACTCCTCTGgttatatttataacaaaaaaaaatactattttttaattttattgaatattctaatgtatttgatatatatttttgattaaTACATTATATATCTAATGAATCTAAATAGTAGTTTTGATTTATAAATATGACGAGATAAATATATGAgtataaaatatctttaaaaaatctatataaaaaataaaaataaaatattaaactaCTTGTGGGGAGAGAGTAGAATACACTTTAGTCAAAAAGAGATTAAAAAGCACTTTCTTCCTTTCACCTCCACTTACTTCCCTTATATAAAGCCACTCCCACTCTTTCACATGAGAACCAACCAAGCATTCCAagcatacacacacacacaagtcacaaaacaagaacaaaacacataaaaatGCCTTCTTCTTCCACAACCATAGTGTCAAAATGCACAATCTATCCACACCAAAAATCCTCATTAAAACCCTTAAAACTCTCTGTCTCCGACCTCCCAATGCTCTCATGTCACTACATCCAAAAAGGAATTTTACTTTCCACACCCCCTTATTCCTTTGAAGAACTAATTCACACCCTCAAAAACTCCCTCTCCATCGCTCTCTCCCACTTCCCACCTCTCGCCGGTAGACTCACCACCGACTCCGACGGTTACATTTACATAACCTCCAACGACGCCGGCGTCGATTTCATCCACTCCAAAGCCAAACACCTTACTCTCAACACCATCCTCTCACCTTCTCTCATCGATGTTCATCCTTGTTTCAAGGAGTTGTTCTTCGCTTACGACATGCCGATTTCTTACTCTGGTCATCAAATCCCCCTCGCCGCCGTTCAAGTCACCGAACTCGCCGACGGTGTTTTCATCGGATTTACTGTTAATCATTCCGTTACTGACGGTACTTCCTTCTGGCACTTCTTCAACACTTTCGCCGCCATCACTAAATCCACCGGTGTCGGCGCCGCTGTCAAGATCTCAAAATCACCAGATTTTACTCGTGACACAATCTTCAACTCCACCGCTGTTCTTCCAATCCCCGCCGGTGGTCCTACCGTTACTTTCGACGTCGATGAGCCTCTCCGTGAACGTATCTTCCATTTCTCTCGTGAATCCATTCTCAAactcaaacacaaaacaaacggTAACAGTAATGGAATCAGTAACAGTAACGGTAACGGAATCAGTTACAACGGTTTAGCAGATCCAACTGAAATAATAAGTAAAGAGTCAAACGACGGTTGGAAAATCGTTAACTCTAACGGTCATGTTAACGGAAACGGAACTGTTAAAAGTAACGTGCGAAACGAGATCTCATCGTTTCAATCGTTAAGTGCACAGTTATGGCGTTCGGTGACACGTGCGAGAAAATTGGAACTAACAAAAACGTCGACGTTTCGTATGGCGGTGAATTGTCGTCACAGATTAAACCCAAAAATGGAACCGTTTTATTTCGGTAACGCAATACAAAGCATCCCAACCGTTGCTTCAGTGAACGATATATTATCCAACGATCTAAAATTCCTAGCTGGATTACTTCATCAAAACGTCGTCGCACATGATGATGTTACGGTGCGCCGCGGAGTAGAGGATTGGGAAAATAATCCTAGGTTATTTCCTCTTGGGAATTTTGATGGTGCTATGATAACTATGGGTAGTTCACCACGTTTTCCTATGTATGATAATGATTTTGGGTGGGGTATACCTTTGGCTATAAGGAGTGGTAAAAGTAATAAATTTGATGGTAAAATTTCAGCTTTTCCTGGTAGAGAAGGAAATGGGAGTGTTGATCTTGAAGTTGTTTTGAAACCTGAGACTATGTTTGGACTTGAAAATGATGTGGAATTTATGCAGTATGTTACGGATGTAGTGTGAAATTTGAGAGGGGTGTTTTGGTAAATGTTTAAGGAGTGTTTGGGTTGATAGGATGTAGTGTTTGGGGTGCTTTTACCCTATCAATGAATATTAATGATTTTCTTGTAAGTGATTTTCATGCTTTTCACTTCCCATGTGACTAGTAATAGGAAGGGAAAGtaataatattgatatttgattaatgaaaatggagaacaaaaaagaaaaaaatgttgaagCTGAATTTGTTTATTCACTCTCTTGTGAGGTTTTTTCTTGGATttgtctaaaataaaataaaataaaatttcttggATTACACAAGGAGAAAATTGTAAACACTCATGCAATTTTagcacaaaaaaaattgaaaatcgtCTGGGTTTGTGTAGTTAAGAAAACTTAAACtatgtgtaaccaaaaaaaaagaaaacttaaacTATGAATATCGGCTTGACCATTGCTCTTCTAACATTCAAAATGTCCtaagaacataaataaaatactaaaaaatctAGCGGCAGTTAATTCTCAaaggatttttttattataacccAACGATAATTAACTACCGTTgagaatattttaataatttatttgtgttgttaaaaaCTTCTGAATGTCAAAAAAGCAGTTGTCTATCGACTTTAACAATTTTCTTCATCTAAAGCCTCAAATTTTTGTTCGTATTGTCCTCATCtctaatgaataaaatattattttaagatTAATTACATGTGCAAAAAGAATGTTTTTTAACTTATTTAGACCTTGCAAATTTTCcatgaattttggattttgcaTTGTCATTGGGACAAATCCATCCTCACTTCAAACAAAGAAACATCAAAGTTTTATGTAACCATaccacatattttaatttggcttaatagcagtttttttttttttttttatgggactaaaatcgcaacttcgtgaAAATTAGGGGGCGAAAACTGTTATTAAaccttttaacttttaaaaataatattataactaaACTCTCATATGTGGCAAAATGTAATCGTAAACTTAGCTCAtataaacaatgcataatatatacaagattCGGCGTTCAAGTTAAAATAAATGTTGGCAAAATTAACTTCTTTTGATCAAAACTTGAGCCCATGGGCCATGCATTGTCTTCAATAACAATAAGCTTCTTAACCTAATTAGGTGAGTAGTGAAAGAAGCGACCACAACATATTCAAGTTTACATATAGAAAGAGTTCTAATACGTTTTTTTCTTTAAGCTCAAGTAATATATATTGCATTGTCACTCGTATAAAGATTGGATCAATTAACCTTggcaaaatttattttgacatCAAAcccttttcttttaatttgttaatCTAACGGCTTatgtttattccttttttttataagacatGTTTATTCCTTTTTATCACTTCACATGTGCATCGTTTTAATAGTAGAAAGATATTTCATTATCCTCGTaaatttaactcagttgatagagatattacattattaaaatcatataagctttagtcactagactacttaacaaaaaaataattatttcatattttttcttttgagggaCGGAAAGATATTTCATCCGTCAATATTTAAAAGCACAATTAAACTAAAAGGGTCACAAAGTTTAGTAAAAGATTAGAATTTCAAGTTTTGTACGATCTCTTAATCTTGTTATCATtctactttttaaattcatatcGAACCACTGAGTCAACTTTATATCATGTGATTATAATTAATCTCTATCTCTATAAATGGGTAGAATTTATGATTATAGTTAATCTttaaacccacttgggttggtccGTTGATATTGATTTGGGATAATGTGCTCATTCTTAAGGTTTTAGATTTGATTCCTTCCGATATCAATTTAGGTGGGTTAATgtaacttcttaaaaaataataataataattaatctatTTATTTGTAGAATCTAATTTTCTGATgatgtttcataaaaaaattggaggTCATAAATAGTATCAGTAATTTAGTATCCTCCACACACGCAATGAAATAAGAGTTTAGATTCTTCAACTCTGTTTGGGAGTTTGTAGAGCAAGGAAGAAGAGAGTctatattatgaagaaaaaaaactaaatcatgCAAACCCTCCATTCTTGTAtttctccattttattttataaacccTTTTCTCGTCTCTCCATAAAACTCCCAAACATAACCTTAAACACGCAAAcccttagtttttttaataaacgcAAACCCTCCATTCTTGAAATCAAACCTCTAGTTAAAttgaaaaagaatgaaaaaagttTAAAGAAAGTTTAACACCTCAGATGTTGCGTCCTTGTTGGAAATTATcacaacaattaaataatacacCACGGGATATGTTCAAATAAAACAGAGCATGCAAAAGCTAAGCTTGGCCATTCTGTGGCCTCTGGCGGTTTAATTTCACATCACATTCTATAATCAATATATTAATTTTCTATTGCAAATCTACACATATTCTTTATCCACAACTTTATCCTCATTTCCACTAAATATGTCGTTATCTCCactcaaattttaaattataaaagaaaaggcTCGCAAAAGAATacctatatattatatataaattataaatagacAGATTACTTAGatttgatgtaatattttttcttctattttaaaatattcatttaaattattgcatttaaaattttatctttttatatttatttaaatgtttaataaaaaatcatttaaatctACCAAAAAAACTTTGGCAAAAGATAGGTGCTGAGCTATCGTCTGCAGTACCTGatcatatattaaataaaattagtatAAAAAGAGAGGGGACTAAATTGAAACccctaagaaaacaaaaactgTAACATCCCATAGTAAAAACTAAGGGTGTAAGTGGTTCGGATAAAACCAACGAAACCAAAAGTTCAAACTGAACTAGACCGAAAAAAATATCCGATCTTGTTTGGTTCGGTTTAAAACCGATCCGAACCAATCGAAACCGATCTAGTTTGCTTTGGTTCATGGTTTTTCATTTCGAGATCCGTGAAACCGATAAACCAATCCGATGATAATCACACTCCTTATTTTACTAGTATTATCCTACCTCACACTCCTGATTTAGTTTggatgtttttatttaatttcacgGTGACCATAATTTcatgatgtttaaatttcaaaatgtttTAATTTCAGTTGGCATGGATTTGTTATTTTGACTGTTTTAATTTTAGGATGTtctttttggaatttttgtgtttgttgatgaatgatgcatgcATGGATCATGAAAgattgaaatatttgagtttgatgaagttgtttttgaagaatgatGGATGAATGAATCTTAGATCATATGTATGAAATATTGAGTAAGGTTagttataaaaagttgtttgaaaaatagagaacatgaaaaaacaaaatatgaaatacaattatacaaagttctatgaaatattttgtgagaatataattttttttaattgtatttttaaataaaccGATCAACAGgaccaatccaaaccgaaccaaacctaTTAATTTGGTGCGGTTTCATTTTTGAAAAACAGtga harbors:
- the LOC11414542 gene encoding uncharacterized acetyltransferase At3g50280; the protein is MPSSSTTIVSKCTIYPHQKSSLKPLKLSVSDLPMLSCHYIQKGILLSTPPYSFEELIHTLKNSLSIALSHFPPLAGRLTTDSDGYIYITSNDAGVDFIHSKAKHLTLNTILSPSLIDVHPCFKELFFAYDMPISYSGHQIPLAAVQVTELADGVFIGFTVNHSVTDGTSFWHFFNTFAAITKSTGVGAAVKISKSPDFTRDTIFNSTAVLPIPAGGPTVTFDVDEPLRERIFHFSRESILKLKHKTNGNSNGISNSNGNGISYNGLADPTEIISKESNDGWKIVNSNGHVNGNGTVKSNVRNEISSFQSLSAQLWRSVTRARKLELTKTSTFRMAVNCRHRLNPKMEPFYFGNAIQSIPTVASVNDILSNDLKFLAGLLHQNVVAHDDVTVRRGVEDWENNPRLFPLGNFDGAMITMGSSPRFPMYDNDFGWGIPLAIRSGKSNKFDGKISAFPGREGNGSVDLEVVLKPETMFGLENDVEFMQYVTDVV